The following coding sequences lie in one Lolium perenne isolate Kyuss_39 chromosome 2, Kyuss_2.0, whole genome shotgun sequence genomic window:
- the LOC127335696 gene encoding uncharacterized protein — MADVHEKGKQIGEEQEEEEEYVLLELDDYLYSDIQPNAPYILSGLDTLTPTLIVGDGLKMVGEYEETVGTCYLFSERDAPPKPVRDGTAPLKEKKDKQASNSKEAPAPSKEVKQLASVQKILRFRSVGENHQEHRTYQHEGREF; from the exons ATGGCAGATGTGCACGAGAAAGGCAAGCAAATTGGTGAAgagcaggaggaggaagaagagtatGTCTTGTTAGAGTTGGATGATTATCTTTATTCTGACATCCAACCAAATGCCCCATATATACTCTCT GGTTTGGACACATTAACTCCTACCTtgattgtaggcgatggcttgaaAATG GTTGGAGAATACGAAGAAACTGTTGGCACATGTTATTTATTTTCAGAAAGAG ATGCTCCACCAAAACCTGTTCGTGATGGGACGGCTCCTCTCAAAGAAAAGAAGGACAAGCAAGCCAGCAATAGTAAGGAAGCACCAGCACCATCCAAGGAGGTGAAACAACTCGCAAGCGTTCAAAAGATCCTCAGATTCCGGTCAGTCGGTGAGAATCACCAGGAGCACAGAACATATCAGCATGAGGGCAGGGAGTTCTGA